A window of Diospyros lotus cultivar Yz01 chromosome 14, ASM1463336v1, whole genome shotgun sequence contains these coding sequences:
- the LOC127790910 gene encoding protein FAR1-RELATED SEQUENCE 5-like — protein sequence MEGQAPIGIITDQDRAMQNAIQIVFPNTRHRWCLWHILKKLLEKFGGHPYKGSILSAVHEVVYESQSLEEFERGWHSLIDMYALHNNDWLSGLFRERGRWVPYFLRTSFWAGMSTTQLSESMNAFFDGYVNSKTSLKLFVEQYERVLRSKVEKEFQADFKSFSQMVPCATKYCIEKQFQEVYTISKFKEFQEELTGKVYCDIISTELTCLGTRYEVQEDIIFNATTKRKTFTVMFEGEIGRIVCSCHLFEFRGILCRHVISILIRNNVKMIPESYILRRWRKDVCRAYTRVKINYSGWVSTPEQVKYDKLQSLFAKVANLVMDDEERTREVGPNYQPWNAAYGVNWVPAYTMGQPFMPSYLPPR from the exons ATGGAGGGTCAGGCACCTATTGGTATAATTACTGATCAGGATAGGGCTATGCAAAATGCCATTCAAATTGTTTTTCCGAACACAAGACATAGATGGTGTTTGTGGCACATACTTAAGAAGTTGCTTGAAAAATTTGGGGGCCACCCTTATAAGGGTTCAATACTCTCGGCTGTGCACGAAGTGGTCTATGAGTCGCAAAGTCTGGAAGAATTTGAACGGGGTTGGCATTCATTGATTGATATGTACGCATTGCACAACAATGATTGGTTGTCCGGGCTTTTCAGAGAAAGAGGTCGGTGGGTACCTTATTTTTTGAGAACAAGTTTCTGGGCTGGGATGTCAACAACGCAACTGAGTGAGAGTATGAATGCATTTTTTGATGGATATGTCAACTCAAAAACCTCGTTGAAGCTATTCGTTGAACAGTATGAGCGGGTCTTGAGGAGCAAAGTTGAAAAGGAATTCCAGGCAGATTTTAAGTCATTTTCACAGATGGTACCGTGTGCAACTAAGTATTGTATAGAGAAACAGTTCCAAGAGGTTTACACAATCTCcaaatttaaagaatttcaaGAAGAGCTAACTGGAAAAGTGTATTGTGATATTATCTCTACCGAGCTGACTTGTCTTGGAACTAGGTATGAAGTCCAAGAAGATATAATATTTAACGCAACAACAAAGAGGAAGACTTTTACGGTGATGTTTGAGGGAGAGATTGGTCGCATTGTTTGTAGCTGTCACTTGTTCGAGTTTCGAGGAATACTTTGCAGACATGTTATTTCTATATTAATTCGAAACAATGTCAAAATGATTCCTGAGAGTTATATCTTGAGGAGATGGAGGAAAGATGTGTGTAGAGCATACACAAGGGTCAAGATCAATTACAGTGGTTGGGTTAGCACTCCTGAGCAggtaaaatatgataaattgcaAAGTTTATTTGCCAAGGTTGCAAATTTAGTAATGGATGATGAGGAACGAACCCGCGAG GTGGGGCCGAATTATCAACCTTGGAATGCAGCGTATGGAGTGAATTGGGTTCCGGCTTATACAATGGGTCAACCATTTATGCCATCTTATTTGCCACCTCGATGA
- the LOC127790911 gene encoding protein FAR-RED IMPAIRED RESPONSE 1-like, which yields METDLSRSSAMETDLQSRHRSSSPMSEQVQCPYDEEENVVVFDNEIETEVGADNEIEIEVGADNECTLEGSEMVPTVGIKFNDHNEIYEFYKTYAYIVGFPVRKRNSKKGDDGLLKYVTYACSREGQRSSETSSSLKPTPTIKTGCLARITAASDVTGIWKITRVILEHNHKTSPSKSRLYRCNRQLSEQVKRKLEVNDLAGIPMHKSYNLAVVEAGGYENLSFVEQNCRNYIDRVRRLRLGEGDAAAIQAYFAKMQSQCPGFYYSLDLDDESRLKNMFWANNRCREAYKEFGDIVTFDTTYLTNKYDMPFAPFVGVNHHGQSTLFGCGLVSSEDTETFV from the exons ATGGAGACCGATCTTTCGCGATCTTCCGCGATGGAGACCGATCTTCAGTCTCGTCACCGTTCTTCCTCGCCGATGTCAGAGCAAG ttCAATGTCCATATGATGAAGAAGAGAATGTAGTAGTTTTTGATAATGAGATTGAGACTGAAGTAGGGGCTGACAATGAGATTGAGATTGAAGTAGGGGCTGACAATGAATGCACATTAGAGGGCAGTGAGATGGTGCCTACAGTAGGGATTAAATTTAATGACCACAACGagatttatgaattttacaaAACATATGCTTATATTGTGGGTTTTCCTGTCAGAAAAAGGAATTCAAAAAAGGGTGATGATGGGTTGTTAAAATATGTGACATATGCTTGTAGTCGAGAAGGTCAGAGAAGCAGTGAAACAAGTAGCTCTTTGAAGCCTACACCAACCATTAAAACAGGGTGTTTAGCTAGGATTACAGCTGCGTCAGATGTGACAGGAATATGGAAAATTACTAGGGTAATCTTGGAGCATAATCACAAAACAAGTCCATCAAAATCTAGGTTGTATCGATGTAATCGACAATTGAGTGAACAAGTGAAACGAAAGCTTGAAGTAAACGACCTAGCTGGTATTCCAATGCACAAAAGTTACAACTTAGCTGTCGTTGAAGCGGGTGGTTACGAGAATCTATCATTTGTTGAGCAGAACTGTAGAAACTATATTGATAGAGTTAGGCGATTAAGACTTGGGGAGGGAGATGCAGCTGCAATACAAGCCTACTTTGCAAAAATGCAATCACAGTGTCCTGGTTTTTACTATAGTTTGGATTTGGACGATGAGTCCCGATTGAAGAATATGTTTTGGGCTAATAATAGGTGTCGGGAGGCATATAAAGAATTTGGTGATATTGTCACATTCGATACCACATACTTGACGAATAAGTATGACATGCCATTTGCCCCTTTTGTTGGTGTGAATCATCACGGGCAATCGACGTTATTTGGATGTGGTTTAGTATCTAGTGAGGATACCGAGACATTTGTTTGA
- the LOC127790683 gene encoding reticulon-like protein B23, with translation MKEKEKEKEPDCKGCGGGGKAVILMICGSLVYYHCAFRNSSIVSLISDVFIVLLCSLAILGLLFRHINIQVPVDPLEWQISQDTATAFFACLANTIGAAESVLRVAATGHDKRLFLKVVVCLYLLSTLGRLVSGVSIAYTGLCLFCLYMLAENSQLITSCMSRFLRRETTVPVEDNGLPAEVGSSTGLQI, from the exons atgaaggagaaggagaaggagaaggaaccAGACTGCAAGGGCTGCGGCGGAGGGgggaaggcggtgatcctaATGATATGCGGTAGTTTGGTGTACTACCATTGCGCCTTCAGGAATTCGAGCATCGTCTCTCTGATCTCCGACGTGTTCATCGTCCTACTTTGCTCTCTGGCCATCCTCGGCCTCCTATTCCGGCACATCAACATCCAGGTCCCCGTCGATCCCCTCGAATGGCAGATCTCTCAGGATACAGCCACAGCCTTCTTTGCATGCTTGGCTAATACCATTGGCGCTGCCGAGTCAGTTCTTAGGGTTGCTGCCACCGGACACGACAAGCGCTTGTTTCTCAAG GTCGTTGTCTGTCTCTACTTGCTTTCCACTTTGGGAAGATTGGTGTCCGGGGTTTCCATTGCTTACACTG GATTGTGCTTGTTTTGTCTCTACATGCTTGCAGAGAATTCACAGTTGATTACGTCCTGTATGTCACGATTTCTGCGGAGAGAAACGACAGTGCCGGTCGAGGATAACGGATTACCTGCTGAGGTTGGCAGCTCAACTGGAttgcaaatttag